The DNA region CTCTCCCCATCGGTAAGAAtctgcaactagagtctactcATCATTTCTGAATATCAACTATTCAAGTAGCCTTGCACAATCTTTTTTTGGCGGggtttttcaccaaaaaagtaggaaaaagtaggaaaaagtaggattttgagcaaaaaagtaggaaaagtaggaCAGGcagtaaaaaagtaggaaaaagtaggaaaagtaggaTCACTTGAAAGCCTGTAAAGGTGATGGCTGTGACCTGTGGGATGCAATACTGCCAATAGAGTATGAGACATGTTGAATTCATCTTTGTGCAAATTGTGTTTCATACAGGCAACAATATATTCAGAGAGAATCATCTCACCTGGTGATTTGTCCGCAGGTTATCCACCTGTTTCTTGTAGACACCATTCCACAGGTCCTTGCATACAAATTTAATGATATCCAGCTCACTGCTGAAACGTGGACTATCCCTGGTGAACTTCTCAATCAGGCTTTGGCCAACACGATAGCCCATTTGCTCAAGTTTGGAGATCACTTTGTCCTTCAAAGAAACAGCCAAATATTGAAAGTCACAGATTATAACGTCACATGATTAAAGGCACATGATTCACTCAGGCACATGATCAGCAATTCTAATGTTTAGCCATGCAATATTCCACCATGCTATGCATGCTACACATTTTGTCTCATTCAAGTGCTTAGCATAGCCTTAGGTAGTGTAATCTAGTCTACTCAATCTaggaaatagataaaaaaattaCTCATAACATTAACACTCTAACACCAACACTACAGTAAACACTCACTCACAGTCCATCACAGATCACAGTTTAGCATTCTACGAGCTGCTGCAGGGATTAAATTTATCCTTTCAAGGTTCAAGTCATGACCATGTTTTCTTTAACACAGCTTTGCACTTCTTTTTCAcatatcattactattatcaataTCAGACTGAACTTTGTAATGTAATTTAAAACTATAAAAGTACAACTTTTGACTTGTTAAATGGCACTGCACTGTGCTTTTCGCATTTTGAcagtttttccttctttctcaatctttctctcttttctctcactCTCAGAGTCTCAATTCTCTAGAGAAACAATATGTAGGCTCCTACTCATGACATGACTGTGTTTGATCAACTATTATCAGATTACTGATTATGATATAATTTACAGTAACAAATCTAGATATCTAGACTCTGGACATTTTACTAAACTATTATTGTCTGATGACTGAATGAATACACATTCTGCAGTTGGCCGAGAACTGAACCACCACTTACACGATTTATCGCAAATGGGACTGTAGCTAAGCGTATGACATCGAGATTATGGAAACGTACGGGTAGACTACGGCCACGGCACGGGCATATAAATCTAATAAGTGGATGTGCAAAACATACCTTTTCGTCTTTACACGCCGATCTTTGCACATAATCTACAATCTCCATGTGaagaaaatcaaatataaaaTCATCAGCCATGTTGAGGTGGTATTTTCTGAGCTCTACTCACTGACCGTACGTAGCTTTGCAGAGGTGGTGCGTGTATTTTCTGTGTGCGTAGAATCGAGTCGTAATCGACTGATCGTCCGTGACCATGAAGGCCGCCTCCCACTACACGATTTTTTCAGGCGATAGCTTGCGATGCGATGCGACATCGTATCGCAAGAAATCGTGTAGTGTGAGGCAAGGATAACgggtgttgttttgttgttgttgctgttgacaTAGTATACATAGCAATAGAGAGCAACATCCCTTCTCGATCTGCTTTTTAACTTGATTTACCTCGATGTATGTTGGGCATAATAAACATAACTTACTAACATATTTGCCCCTCTGCATGGAACCTCTTATCAGAGTCCTGCTGAAAATGATataggtactgtaaaagtggatattttttgcGCGATCGACTAATTTTTCCCACTCGGCCGGGAAAGAAGAGTTtggcgtgtttttaattccgcggaatcaagacatcaactactggaacatatagcaagcaaaaatattcgcatgcttttttttttttttgcgctagtttcttgttgcgcgaaatgcgcgaaaatttcaacactgcgaaactCTACTTTTACAATAAACGGATGTATTTTTGCACTACTAAAATTCACATGTGTATCCGCTTTTACTTTTTGCGTCATGTCTGCATTTCTGTATGTATCTAAGTATTCTGCATCAGTTACACTCTGCTCAACTTTtagttatcatttttatttgttcattagCTACCAGTTGATTTACTGTAGTCCAGATGCCTGTGTAGGCACGTAACATAATAGATCCCTTATAGTCTCCTCACGAATCCGTACAGGGCCTGTTGTCTGCCTGTATATGTATAACCCTTGATCAAGGGCTGCAAAACGTTTTTcagggttgggggggggggctgtagaCTGAGGGGTCAGAGGTCAACGTGGTCAATGGTATATCTCCTTCAGAAAGTCATTAGTGTTATGATTGTTTCTCATCcatttttttctgattaatagataaagatagatagatagatagatagatagatagatagatagatagataaatacaggggcagatccaggaattctgtaaaggggggggggtgcacaactaatatttctggtgccacttccaggtttcatttcatttttgtttttttgttttttttatttttttaatgaaaaataaagggtgGCATgtgccggttgcgcccccctctggatggatagatagatagatagatagatagatagatagatagatagatagatagatagatagatactgagcagatagatagatagatagatagataaagagatagatactgagcagatagatagatagagatctaCTCTAGaaagggatggtgcagtttcggttgagatggggctgcaggtttccaacgctttttatgattatttttttttagataatgagaaacctgttatgaaatatgaaagaacatataattctcaaaggaattccaagtttatttgatgaaaatcagttttgaaatggccgagatatccaaattAAATTGAGcaatcctaacaaaaggtgggacccatcttttattaggatcgcttggttttactttgtttttggatatctcagctattttaaaactgattttcatcatttaaggtttgaattcctcttagatttGTAAGgctcttttacatttcataaagtggtttctaagtatctcgcaaaaagttttaagctgaaTCTTTACCTCAGCCAatactatatgatccctttaatatattcaacacaaacacacacaaagaaccAACTTAACTGTATTCAAATGCAATACTTTATTAATGATTTTCCACATCATTTACTGTGCTCATGATTCATGATAACATATGAAGTAAAAGCAGTGCTCCTTTCATATAAGCTAAATCAGCACCAGACAGGTAAGACTGCTGAAGTTTCCATTATTCATATACTAAAACATAGCATATTGagaaacaataataaaaaggaCATATTGCCAATGGACATATCtgaatttgaaaacaacaaaagaaagtgTATACTCAAAGGTTGATATTCATGTGCATTGCTAAATTCACTGACAAATCCTGATtgaatttactgtaaaagtggatatttttgcacgactaatttttcgcgctcggccgggtaagaagagtttcgcctgtttttaattccgcagaatcaagacatcaactgcaggaacatacggcaagcaaaaaatattcgcgtgcttttgtttttgtgctggTTTCTCGTTGAGCGAAATGtgggaaaatttcaacactgcaaaaatttccattttacAGTACTCTCATTCGAATCCTGTGGTCTAACAAGCCAATATGAGCTCTTCTCTTGAAGTGATGTAcaataatgtaagcattgcaAATTGTGATCACTCTCCTATGCATTCAGTGCTATTTCCAATTGAAACACGTAACGTACATCTATGCAAACCTTTCTTCCTCATGACACACATGTGCACATATGATATATAAGGATTATTTTCATCTATATATTTAGTAGCTTTGTGGCTACTACATTTGACCGTGTGCCAATGTTCAAAGATGACAAATTTCACATTCAATCCCATATCGATTTATAATCCTCTGGgcacaaacaaaaagaagagaaaacgaAAGATATACTACGTATGTATATTCTTCATCATAACAGGTTTTATGCTGTAAAAATGTCCATGTCAATGACATACAAATGTCATGAAcagccataaaaaaaaatgggtattCATAATTTCACTACAAAAATAGGAATGGTAGAAAACATCTATGCCTATTCAAGCATttctttaaacacacacacacacacacacacacaaaagcaactGGACGTAtgtgcaaccccccccccccaaaaaaaaaagcaacaacataaaaacaaaaacatcggTCTTTGTCACAAGACAGACATGTAAATCATTACAATTCACAGCAAATGTTAAAACTCAGCATATGTGTAACCATTTTGACCCTTTTTGACACAGGTTAAAACAGAACATAAAAATATGACAGTACATTACATGACAGATTTACACTGTAGGGACAGCTTTTCAAACATGTTAATACACTCTGTCTTTGATTCAGCCTGTATTGTTAAATGGAAGCATCAGTAATCCATGTAACATGACATAGTGGGGGCgttgtggcatagtggataagactcgcGACTCCCGATCGGAAGACCAGAGTTCAAAttccgcccagtgcttacgtccttggacaagatgtttttacccactatgtccctctcgacccaggtgtataaatgggtacctggcaacgctagggtaataataatagcagggccctctggtagagcagtggcaacactgaagagactaccctgatgaataagaccttattattattatatatcattatcataagatgaaatattaaaaagaaaaaaaaatgagacatcCTGTTGATTAGACTGAACACATTATTACAGTGCAAAACAAATGAAGTTGAGAGATgagaaacaaagagagagaaacatacagacagatagacagacaaatagatagagatgaaaaatgagcaataagacagaaagagagagagggagacacacacacataaagaatGGGTGTTCTGAATGGTTGACTGGGCAATTTGCATACAGCCTCAGATCATGTGGTTTTCAGTTGACGATTCTTAGGTTCGCATACCACATGGTTTGGCTGAAGATCATAATAGAATCTACCAAGTTCACAAAATCCCTGGTAGTTTTTCTTTTCCCCCAGGGATGGGATAAAAGGCTGGTTCCCCCCCCAAAAATATCACAGGCTTAACTGTGTGGCATTACATCAATAGTAGGGgcaaaataagaaataatatgataacaaacaaacacacaaacatatgttGGTTTACAACAGTCAACCATGTCTGCTGAAATCCCCAACTTAGTCGCTATGGGGACAATTTTTTAATGCTCTCCTATGCATGCAAAGCATCGGagtttgaagatgatctgcGATAATATTCATTTTGGTTTCACATTTCTTTCACTAATTCATCATCACTGCCATACACTTTTAAAAAGGGTTACTTCTGATAAAGTGGAGGCATCTTTGCAAAAGCTCTTCTAATCTTGCATTCCTACATCAGAACAGTCAATCTACATTTGATGTAAATACCAAAAAAACAATTGTGTAATACCAATAAATAGCGTGCACAGCACTGTCAACTACACTGTTACACCATgactacttcttttttttttttcaaagagtaCAATGCGTGTACATTTGGATATCAACATTTCAGATATGTTATcactttcttttctgttctttaCAAAGTGTCACTGGAAAATGTCACTTAAATATTCAGAACATTGTGTGATATGGGATAAGTCATTGTACACTgggagaaaatgaaatagtGTACACAGATGGCTATAGATGGAGGATTTGCAATAaggaatgtcttttttttatggCTGACTTTTATTTACAAGCAGCAGAATACTGAAAATGCAGGCAGGCAATGTCACACAAACCCCAATTCATTATTGGTCTTCTGGATGATGGTTTATTAGCTGATGTGTAGTTCTGTATGCCATGTGAACCTGATGCCTCTTATGGAACACTCTGCAAATGGATTTGCATACATAGCTCAATTATTCATTTCTTCTATCATGGAAGATGTTTACAAACATGATGTCACAGGGGATATCCTGAGCAGGGTTGTGAAGAAAATTTGTGTTTTGGGTGAAGATTTACATTAACAAC from Diadema setosum chromosome 1, eeDiaSeto1, whole genome shotgun sequence includes:
- the LOC140227492 gene encoding trafficking protein particle complex subunit 6b-like, whose amino-acid sequence is MADDFIFDFLHMEIVDYVQRSACKDEKDKVISKLEQMGYRVGQSLIEKFTRDSPRFSSELDIIKFVCKDLWNGVYKKQVDNLRTNHQGVYVLQDNKFKLLTQMSAGKQYMESAPRYLAFPCGLIRGALANLGINCVVTAEVSTMPACKFQVMIQRT